The following proteins are co-located in the Vicinamibacterales bacterium genome:
- a CDS encoding enolase C-terminal domain-like protein, producing MNRRDALGTMSLGGASILAGVHPMYAQAATGAAPVRIRDIKAILTAPNRIRLVVVKIETTEPGLVGWGCATFTQRALVVRTAIDEFLRPFLIGRNVDEIEDIWQSSYVSSYWRNGPVLFNAMSGVDIALWDIKAKRAGMPLYQLLGGKVRLGADCYFHASGNSLTEVEDSARRAMEQGFRHVRVQISTPGLAGYGANGTRATPTAPGEAVGPTNPGAVWESAPYVRLVPKLFEHLRTKLGDEVELLHDVHERVTLNQAINLCKALEPYHPFFVEDPFPPEENDHFRLLRQQTCVPLAMGELFNNQHEYVPLIKDRLIDFIRIHISQIGGLSPARKVAAFCEYFGVRTAWHGPGDASPIAHAAQLALELASYNFGVHEGSGFPADTQAVFVGCPEVRNGYMLAREVPGHGIEVDEQAAARFPVTDAPPNFDYTWGTTRRRDGTVIRP from the coding sequence ATGAACCGTCGCGATGCGCTCGGGACGATGTCGCTGGGCGGAGCATCCATTCTGGCGGGCGTGCACCCGATGTACGCGCAGGCGGCCACCGGCGCGGCGCCGGTCAGGATCCGCGACATCAAGGCGATCCTCACCGCCCCGAACCGCATCCGGCTGGTCGTGGTGAAGATCGAGACGACCGAGCCTGGGCTGGTCGGCTGGGGGTGCGCCACCTTCACCCAGCGCGCGCTGGTCGTGCGGACGGCCATCGACGAGTTCCTGCGTCCCTTTCTGATCGGACGCAACGTGGACGAGATCGAAGACATCTGGCAATCGAGCTACGTGAGCTCGTACTGGCGCAACGGCCCCGTCCTTTTCAATGCGATGAGCGGCGTCGACATCGCGTTGTGGGACATCAAGGCGAAGCGCGCCGGCATGCCGCTCTATCAGCTGCTCGGCGGCAAAGTGCGGCTCGGGGCGGACTGCTACTTTCACGCCAGCGGCAACTCGCTCACCGAAGTGGAAGACAGCGCGCGCCGCGCGATGGAGCAGGGATTCCGTCACGTCCGCGTCCAGATCTCGACCCCGGGGCTGGCCGGCTACGGCGCCAACGGCACGCGCGCGACGCCGACCGCTCCCGGCGAGGCGGTCGGCCCGACCAACCCCGGCGCGGTCTGGGAGTCGGCACCGTACGTGCGGCTCGTCCCCAAGCTGTTCGAGCACCTGCGGACGAAGCTGGGCGACGAGGTGGAACTGCTGCACGACGTCCACGAGCGAGTCACGCTGAATCAGGCGATCAACCTGTGCAAGGCGCTCGAGCCGTACCATCCCTTCTTCGTCGAGGATCCCTTCCCTCCCGAGGAGAACGATCATTTCCGCCTGCTGCGCCAGCAGACGTGCGTGCCGCTCGCCATGGGCGAGCTGTTCAACAACCAGCATGAGTACGTCCCGCTGATCAAGGATCGCCTGATCGATTTCATCCGTATCCACATCTCGCAGATCGGCGGCCTGAGCCCGGCCCGCAAGGTCGCGGCGTTCTGCGAGTACTTCGGCGTGCGCACGGCCTGGCACGGCCCCGGCGACGCGTCGCCGATCGCCCACGCCGCGCAGCTCGCGCTCGAGCTCGCCAGCTACAACTTCGGCGTCCACGAGGGGAGCGGCTTCCCTGCCGACACCCAAGCAGTGTTCGTCGGCTGTCCTGAGGTGCGGAACGGCTACATGCTGGCGCGGGAAGTCCCCGGACACGGCATCGAGGTCGACGAGCAGGCGGCGGCACGTTTTCCAGTCACCGACGCGCCGCCCAACTTCGACTACACGTGGGGCACGACGCGACGGCGCGACGGCACCGTCATTCGCCCGTGA
- a CDS encoding alkaline phosphatase family protein: MRPLTAAGIALCVSIAGIARAHGATPQQHIPVFPGGARNSDDARLAAFRSHIQHIVFLIKENRSFDMYFGAFPGADGAATAMISTGERVPLRRALDRMPRDVGHDWEDARTAMHGGAMDRFDMIRGNQRNDMLSLTQFLRADIPNYWSYAEHFALADRMFSSLAGPSFPNHLYTIAAQSAGALNNPNSFAWGCDAEAGTGVDVMSATGALSRQFPCFEMTTVADRLEAAGVSWRYYAPQAGEHGYIWSSLDAIRHIRTGPLWTSRVLPHGRFVQDAAAGALPAVSWLVPDFDVSEHPTVDAFAGTTLSVSACAGENWTVRQINAIMQSPAWASTAIVLAWDDFGGFYDHVPPPGVDALGLGPRVPLIMISPYAREGVVSHTSYEFASVLQLIENRYDLKGLSKRDVEANSMLDMFDFNQPPAPPLVLPQRTCS; encoded by the coding sequence GTGCGTCCGCTTACCGCGGCGGGCATTGCCCTCTGTGTGTCGATTGCCGGAATTGCGCGCGCCCACGGCGCGACGCCGCAGCAGCACATTCCGGTCTTTCCCGGCGGCGCTCGGAATTCAGACGATGCGCGCCTCGCGGCGTTCCGCTCACACATCCAGCACATCGTCTTCCTCATCAAGGAAAACCGTTCGTTCGACATGTATTTCGGCGCCTTCCCCGGCGCCGACGGCGCCGCAACCGCGATGATCTCGACGGGCGAGCGGGTGCCGCTGCGCCGCGCGCTCGATCGCATGCCGCGCGACGTCGGCCACGACTGGGAAGACGCGCGTACGGCGATGCACGGCGGCGCGATGGACCGCTTCGACATGATCCGCGGCAACCAGCGCAACGACATGCTCAGCCTGACGCAGTTCCTCCGCGCCGACATCCCCAACTACTGGAGCTACGCCGAGCATTTTGCGCTCGCCGATCGCATGTTCTCGTCGCTCGCGGGTCCGAGCTTTCCGAACCATCTCTACACCATCGCTGCCCAGTCGGCGGGCGCGCTCAACAATCCGAACTCGTTCGCGTGGGGCTGCGACGCAGAGGCGGGCACGGGCGTCGACGTGATGAGCGCCACCGGCGCGTTGTCGCGCCAGTTTCCCTGCTTCGAGATGACGACGGTCGCCGATCGTCTCGAGGCCGCCGGCGTGTCGTGGCGCTACTACGCGCCGCAAGCAGGCGAGCACGGGTACATCTGGTCGTCACTCGACGCCATCCGGCATATCCGCACCGGACCGCTCTGGACCTCACGCGTGCTTCCGCACGGCCGTTTCGTCCAGGACGCGGCCGCTGGTGCGCTGCCGGCGGTCAGCTGGCTTGTGCCCGATTTCGACGTCAGCGAGCACCCGACAGTCGATGCGTTCGCCGGCACCACGCTCAGCGTCTCAGCCTGCGCTGGCGAGAACTGGACGGTGCGGCAGATCAACGCGATCATGCAGAGCCCGGCGTGGGCGTCGACCGCGATCGTCCTCGCGTGGGACGATTTCGGCGGCTTCTACGATCACGTGCCGCCGCCCGGAGTCGACGCCCTCGGCCTCGGCCCACGCGTCCCGCTCATCATGATCTCGCCGTATGCGCGCGAAGGGGTCGTCTCCCACACCAGCTACGAGTTCGCTTCAGTGCTGCAGCTCATCGAGAACCGCTACGACCTGAAAGGGCTGTCGAAGCGCGACGTCGAAGCGAACAGCATGCTCGACATGTTTGATTTCAATCAGCCGCCGGCGCCGCCGCTCGTGCTGCCGCAGCGGACGTGTTCGTAG
- a CDS encoding outer membrane beta-barrel protein, translating to MMLRRISSSAAVSLALACGSPALAQDTPARVAIDVGVSTQTSSTTFAQTVSFEAYAETGTLTTSYSIAQRARLEGGGVVRLWRGFGIGVAATSMSGTDPAQIAGEIPHPINANQPRALTGTAGAFHSESAVHLQATYWFPATPRIDVIVGGGPTFMRAEQDFVSDVSYSQTFPYDTVTFQSATLTRENKRATGFNAGARVGVRLVDHVGVSGLVRYSRATVNFPDTGASAVRLGGLEIGGGLHLTF from the coding sequence ATGATGCTTCGCCGGATCTCGTCCTCGGCCGCCGTTTCGCTGGCGCTGGCGTGCGGGTCGCCCGCCCTCGCGCAGGACACGCCCGCGCGCGTCGCCATCGACGTCGGCGTCTCCACGCAGACCTCGTCGACGACGTTCGCGCAGACGGTGAGCTTTGAGGCGTATGCCGAAACCGGCACGCTGACGACGTCGTACTCAATCGCGCAGCGTGCGCGCCTCGAAGGCGGCGGCGTCGTCCGCCTGTGGCGGGGTTTCGGGATCGGCGTCGCCGCCACGTCGATGAGCGGCACGGATCCGGCGCAGATTGCCGGCGAGATTCCGCATCCGATCAACGCCAATCAGCCGCGGGCCCTTACCGGTACCGCCGGTGCGTTCCACAGCGAATCCGCCGTCCACCTTCAGGCCACGTACTGGTTCCCGGCGACGCCCCGGATCGACGTGATCGTCGGCGGCGGGCCGACGTTCATGCGCGCGGAACAGGACTTCGTGTCGGACGTCAGCTATTCGCAGACCTTCCCATACGACACCGTGACGTTCCAGAGCGCGACGCTGACGCGCGAAAACAAGCGGGCGACGGGATTCAACGCTGGTGCCCGGGTCGGGGTGCGGCTCGTCGATCACGTGGGCGTGTCGGGCCTGGTGCGTTACTCGCGCGCGACCGTGAACTTCCCCGACACTGGGGCCTCGGCGGTGCGGCTCGGCGGCCTCGAAATCGGCGGCGGTCTACATCTTACGTTTTAG
- a CDS encoding alkaline phosphatase family protein — MKSSVIRTLGAIPIVLAGLAALVIVARPLASTGKPDKALSAPQDTRVIPVVAPSPEQLAALRSKIQHVVFIVKENRSFDNYFGTFPGAEGASSAVISTGDEVTLGRTPDVMPRDLGHEWEDTHLAIDDGKMDRFDLVSGGSVDGDMLSMSQYLDADIPNYWNYAEHFVLADHMFASLAGPSFPNHLYTVAATSGGVFTNPAALAWGCDAPASASVGVMDTTGGTTRAYPCFEYTTMADRLEAAGVSWRYYAPQRGQLGYLWSALDAIGHIRNSPLWTSRVMGDDQFMADASNGNLPAVSWVVPDFAVSDHPSRPGFGNASVCTGENWTVSHINAIMQGGNWPSTIIVLVWDDFGGFYDHVPPPTVDTYGLGPRVPMMVMSPYAKEGTISHTNYEVASVLQLIENRFKLKALTQRDVEANSVLGMFDFSQTPAPPYVLPLRDCGA, encoded by the coding sequence ATGAAGTCGTCAGTCATTCGCACGCTGGGCGCCATTCCCATTGTCCTCGCGGGGCTCGCGGCGCTCGTGATCGTGGCGAGGCCGTTGGCGTCGACCGGAAAACCGGACAAGGCCTTGTCCGCCCCGCAGGACACCCGCGTCATCCCGGTGGTCGCGCCCTCCCCCGAGCAGCTCGCGGCGCTTCGCTCCAAGATCCAGCACGTCGTCTTCATCGTCAAAGAGAACCGCTCCTTCGATAATTACTTTGGTACCTTCCCCGGCGCCGAGGGCGCGTCGTCGGCCGTGATCTCGACTGGCGATGAAGTCACGCTCGGGCGGACGCCCGACGTCATGCCGCGCGATCTCGGGCACGAATGGGAGGACACGCACCTGGCGATAGACGACGGAAAGATGGATCGCTTCGATCTGGTGAGCGGCGGTAGCGTCGACGGCGACATGCTGAGCATGTCGCAATATCTCGACGCCGACATTCCCAACTACTGGAACTATGCAGAGCACTTCGTGCTGGCCGATCACATGTTCGCCTCGCTGGCAGGGCCGAGTTTTCCCAACCATCTGTACACCGTGGCCGCCACGTCCGGCGGCGTGTTCACCAATCCCGCCGCGCTGGCGTGGGGATGCGATGCGCCGGCCAGCGCCTCGGTCGGCGTGATGGACACGACGGGCGGCACGACCCGCGCGTATCCGTGCTTCGAGTACACGACCATGGCCGACCGACTCGAAGCGGCGGGCGTGTCGTGGCGCTACTACGCACCGCAGCGCGGCCAGCTCGGGTACCTGTGGTCGGCGCTGGACGCGATCGGCCACATCCGCAACAGCCCGCTGTGGACGAGCCGCGTGATGGGCGACGACCAGTTCATGGCCGATGCGTCGAATGGCAACCTGCCGGCGGTCAGCTGGGTCGTCCCCGATTTCGCGGTCAGCGATCACCCGAGCCGGCCCGGGTTCGGCAACGCGAGCGTCTGCACCGGCGAGAACTGGACGGTGAGCCACATCAACGCCATCATGCAGGGCGGCAACTGGCCGTCGACGATCATCGTGCTGGTGTGGGATGATTTCGGCGGGTTTTACGATCATGTGCCGCCGCCAACCGTCGACACCTATGGACTCGGCCCGCGCGTGCCCATGATGGTGATGTCGCCGTACGCGAAGGAAGGCACGATTTCGCACACCAACTACGAGGTCGCTTCGGTGCTCCAGTTGATTGAAAACCGCTTCAAGCTGAAGGCACTGACCCAGCGCGATGTCGAGGCCAACAGCGTCCTCGGCATGTTCGATTTCTCCCAGACGCCGGCGCCCCCCTACGTGCTGCCGCTCCGCGATTGCGGCGCCTGA
- a CDS encoding MFS transporter, producing the protein MTVPTRARYRVVALATALAMITHLDRACIATLAPSISHDLALSTVQMGYVFTVFQLAYAMFEIPTAWWADRRGTRSVLSRIVLWWSCLTAATGAAFSYPAMLAVRFLFGVGEAGAWPCAARTFSRWIPARERGTVQGVFFAGAHLVGGLTPALVLWLLRFLSWRQIFFAFGGIGIVWVACWFTWFRDDPSLHPAVNAAELQTIVEERLPETPHAGGAAYWRRLAGSRNMIALCIMYIPNCMIFYFCITWLPTYLKQRHGFDAASLGVFAGLPLLVSMPGDLLGGVATDRLAARFGLRVGRAGLGAVAYAGAGLALFGAAATDAPVLAASLIAVATGLTMFTLGAAWGTVIEVGRNHVSVVGAAMNSAGNMAAMLNPLIVAYSVQWFGSWNLPLYLMGGLFLAGAVCWMLVDPTRPIFDETLTASPAAA; encoded by the coding sequence GTGACCGTTCCGACCCGCGCGCGCTACCGCGTCGTGGCGCTCGCCACGGCGCTGGCGATGATCACGCACCTCGACCGCGCCTGCATCGCGACGCTGGCGCCAAGCATCTCGCACGATCTCGCCCTGAGCACGGTGCAGATGGGATACGTCTTCACCGTGTTCCAACTCGCCTACGCGATGTTCGAGATCCCGACCGCGTGGTGGGCCGACCGGCGCGGCACGCGATCGGTGCTCTCCCGCATCGTGCTCTGGTGGTCCTGCTTGACCGCCGCGACTGGCGCCGCGTTCAGCTATCCGGCGATGCTGGCGGTGCGCTTTCTGTTCGGCGTCGGCGAGGCCGGCGCGTGGCCGTGCGCCGCGCGCACATTCTCACGGTGGATTCCGGCCCGCGAACGCGGCACCGTGCAAGGCGTGTTCTTCGCCGGCGCGCACCTGGTCGGGGGTTTGACGCCCGCGCTGGTGCTGTGGCTTCTGCGGTTTCTGTCGTGGCGGCAGATCTTTTTCGCATTCGGCGGGATCGGCATTGTCTGGGTGGCGTGCTGGTTCACCTGGTTCCGCGACGATCCGTCGCTGCACCCGGCTGTCAACGCCGCTGAACTGCAGACCATCGTGGAGGAGCGGCTGCCCGAAACGCCGCATGCCGGCGGCGCGGCCTACTGGCGGCGGCTGGCCGGGAGCCGCAACATGATCGCGCTCTGCATCATGTACATCCCTAACTGCATGATTTTCTATTTCTGCATCACGTGGCTGCCGACGTATCTCAAGCAGCGCCACGGATTCGACGCGGCCAGCCTCGGCGTGTTCGCCGGTCTGCCGCTGCTGGTCAGCATGCCGGGCGACCTGCTGGGAGGAGTCGCGACCGATCGGTTGGCTGCACGCTTCGGCCTCCGTGTCGGCCGTGCGGGACTCGGCGCCGTCGCCTATGCGGGCGCCGGACTGGCGCTCTTCGGCGCGGCCGCGACCGACGCGCCAGTGCTGGCGGCCTCGCTTATCGCCGTCGCCACCGGCCTGACCATGTTCACCCTCGGCGCGGCATGGGGCACGGTCATCGAAGTCGGCCGCAACCATGTGAGCGTCGTCGGAGCCGCGATGAATTCCGCCGGCAACATGGCGGCGATGCTCAATCCGCTGATCGTGGCGTATTCGGTGCAGTGGTTCGGGAGCTGGAACCTGCCGCTGTACCTGATGGGCGGCCTTTTCCTCGCCGGGGCGGTCTGCTGGATGCTGGTCGACCCGACGCGGCCGATCTTCGACGAAACACTCACCGCGTCACCGGCAGCCGCGTGA